The following are encoded in a window of Gramella sp. MT6 genomic DNA:
- a CDS encoding alanine--glyoxylate aminotransferase family protein codes for MKGRKLLMIPGPIEFEPAVLHAMAKATTSHVAPEFIESFGKSIELMREVWKSPKGQPFIVAGTGTLAMDMSAANLVEKDDRVLIISTGYFGKRYKDIMDRYGAKTTILEALVGEVVNLDAIENELKYNAYKALTLTHVDTSTGVRVDPEPIAKLAQKYNCLSILDGVCSVAGEEINQDDWGIDVVLTGSQKAIGVPPGLALLVASEKAMQVWNNRKTPVGSYFGDWNNWLPIMKAYEERRPSYFGTPPVNLIVALETSLRIIQKEGMETRVKRHRELARAFRAGLAALQFDFLPESNEISANTLTAAYYPEGIDGSALLAKLTKDGVILAGGLLPELKTSYFRIGHLGSVSSNDLIAVLSSLERALIELGHPIKAGEGLQAFQNELLTKNLAIV; via the coding sequence ATGAAAGGCAGAAAATTATTAATGATCCCCGGCCCCATAGAATTTGAACCGGCAGTACTTCATGCCATGGCCAAAGCTACAACCAGTCATGTGGCTCCAGAATTTATTGAAAGCTTCGGAAAAAGTATCGAGCTGATGAGAGAAGTCTGGAAGTCTCCGAAAGGACAACCTTTCATCGTTGCCGGAACCGGAACTTTAGCCATGGATATGTCAGCCGCTAACCTGGTTGAAAAAGATGACCGGGTTTTGATCATCTCGACCGGATATTTTGGCAAACGCTATAAGGACATCATGGATAGATATGGTGCGAAAACCACCATTTTAGAAGCGCTTGTCGGTGAGGTGGTAAATCTTGATGCAATCGAAAATGAATTAAAATACAACGCATACAAGGCTTTAACGCTGACTCATGTAGACACCTCAACCGGAGTTCGAGTAGATCCGGAACCCATTGCGAAACTGGCTCAAAAATATAATTGCCTGAGTATTTTAGACGGCGTCTGTTCTGTCGCCGGAGAAGAGATTAACCAGGATGATTGGGGAATCGATGTGGTATTAACCGGATCTCAAAAAGCTATAGGGGTTCCTCCCGGCCTGGCCCTATTGGTCGCTTCCGAAAAAGCCATGCAAGTCTGGAATAATAGAAAGACACCCGTAGGCAGTTATTTTGGCGACTGGAATAACTGGTTACCTATTATGAAAGCTTATGAAGAACGAAGACCTTCTTACTTTGGCACACCTCCCGTAAATTTAATCGTGGCTCTGGAAACGAGTCTGAGAATAATTCAAAAGGAAGGCATGGAAACTAGGGTGAAAAGACATCGCGAACTGGCGAGAGCTTTCAGGGCCGGGTTGGCTGCGCTACAATTCGATTTTTTACCAGAATCTAATGAAATTTCAGCGAATACACTTACGGCAGCTTATTATCCAGAAGGAATTGATGGGTCTGCTTTGCTCGCAAAGTTAACTAAAGACGGGGTGATCCTTGCCGGAGGTTTATTGCCGGAATTAAAGACATCCTATTTTAGAATTGGCCATTTGGGATCGGTCTCTTCGAACGACCTAATTGCCGTGCTCAGTTCCTTAGAACGTGCGTTAAT